The genome window AAAAAAGATTGCGCTGGTTTCCTGGATACCCTCGTTCAGATGGCATACAAAGAAGCAAAGAAAAGCTTTGTATTCCCTGGCCTCGGTAAACTGGTTGTTGTTCAGAGAAAGAAAAGAAAAGGAAGAAATCCTGCAACCGGTGAAACCATCACCATTCCGGCTAAAAAAGTT of Ignavibacteriales bacterium contains these proteins:
- a CDS encoding HU family DNA-binding protein — translated: MAKAKPMTKSEILASLSAKTGLTKKDCAGFLDTLVQMAYKEAKKSFVFPGLGKLVVVQRKKRKGRNPATGETITIPAKKVLKFRIAKAAKDAILG